A region from the Triticum urartu cultivar G1812 chromosome 1, Tu2.1, whole genome shotgun sequence genome encodes:
- the LOC125543802 gene encoding outer envelope pore protein 16, chloroplastic: MPRAGLSAGSSKVDVAIDLGNPLLNRTVDGFLKIGAVGAFRVAAEDAFDCLQSGSVSKRKLEKTLEKMCKEGAYWGAVAGVYVGMEYGVERVRGEYDWKNALIGGIASGALISAASNNKGNKIAKDAITGGAIATAIEFINYLT; encoded by the exons ATGCCTCGCGCGGGGTTGTCGGCGGGGTCGAGCAAGGTGGACGTGGCCATCGACCTCGGGAACCCGCTCCTCAACCGCACCGTCGACGGCTTCCTCAAGATCGGCGCC GTCGGCGCCTTCAGGGTGGCCGCCGAGGACGCCTTCGACTGCCTCCAAAGTG GGAGTGTCTCGAAGCGCAAGCTTGAGAAGACA CTGGAAAAAATGTGCAAGGAGGGCGCATATTGGG GTGCTGTTGCTGGAGTGTATGTAGGCATGGAGTATGGAGTGGAAAGGGTCCGCGGAGAGTATGACTGG AAAAATGCATTGATTGGAGGCATTGCAAGTGGCGCCCTGATCTCTGCTGCTAGCAACAACAAAGGGAACAAGATCGCCAAGGATGCCATCACCGGAGGTGCCATCGCGACCGCCATCGAGTTCATCAACTACCTCACCTAG